The following coding sequences lie in one Rutidosis leptorrhynchoides isolate AG116_Rl617_1_P2 chromosome 6, CSIRO_AGI_Rlap_v1, whole genome shotgun sequence genomic window:
- the LOC139853110 gene encoding chlorophyll a-b binding protein 7, chloroplastic has product MNLLRLSSSCSSSHHSHRLRVDPAAALTFPRFSIHQFTRCRASWQELAGVVVFSAIPFTAVKAIANSPLGETLQRRMMDKKKIAVMNASVYKSLADKAKTDSFWYGEERPRWLGPIPFEYPSYLDGELPGDYGFDIAGLSQDPAAFQRYYNFEILHARWAMLAALGALIPELLDLVGAFHFVEPVWWRVGYSKLQGETLDYLGIPGLHFAGSQGVIVIAICQVLLMVGPEYARYCGIEALEPLGIYLPGDINYPGGVLFDPLNLSRDPVAFQELKVKEIKNGRLAMIAWLGFYGQAALTGKGPVQNLVDHISDPFHNNILTMLESFFK; this is encoded by the exons ATGAATCTACTTCGCTTGTCGTCGTCCTGTTCCTCTTCTCACCACAGCCACAGACTCAGAGTTGATCCTGCTGCTGCACTCACATTTCCCAGATTTTCAATCCATCAATTCACTCGTTGCCGAGCTTCATGGCAAGAG CTTGCTGGAGTAGTAGTTTTTTCAGCTATTCCATTCACTGCCGTAAAAGCAATCGCCAACAGTCCCCTTGGTGAGACGTTGCAGAGGCGAATGATGGATAAAAAGAAAATTGCTGTCATGAATGCTTCAGTCTATAAATCACTCGCAGACAAGGCAAAAACAGATAG CTTTTGGTATGGAGAAGAGAGGCCTCGATGGCTTGGACCGATCCCATTTGAATATCCTAGTTATCTTGATGGCGAACTACCTGGTGATTATGGCTTTGATATTGCAGGACTCAGTCAAGACCCTGCTGCTTTTCAGAGATATTACAA CTTTGAAATACTACATGCTCGTTGGGCCATGCTTGCAGCACTCGGTGCCCTGATTCCGGAGTTATTAGATCTTGTAGGTGCTTTCCATTTTGTTGAACCTGTGTGGTGGCGAGTCGGGTACTCAAAGCTTCAG GGCGAGACACTGGATTACCTTGGTATCCCAGGCCTCCATTTTGCTGGAAGTCAAGGAGTAATCGTTATAGCAATCTGCCAAGTTCTTCTCATG GTTGGGCCCGAATATGCAAGATACTGTGGGATAGAGGCTCTTGAGCCATTAGGAATATATCTACCGGGTGACATTAATTATCCAGGCGGTGTGCTTTTCGATCCATTGAACTTGTCTCGAGATCCAGTTGCATTTCAGGAACTGAAGGTGAAAGAAATAAAAAATGGACGTCTTGCGATGATTGCATGGCTAGGTTTCTATGGTCAAGCGGCTTTGACTGGTAAAGGACCTGTGCAGAACCTTGTAGACCACATTTCAGACCCCTTCCATAATAACATACTTACTATGCTCGAGTCTTTTTTCAAGTAA